The stretch of DNA GTGGGTATCGAAGCCGCCTAAACTGACATACAGAATGCGCTGACCCGTGCCAGACGCGATCAGGCGGGCCACATCCTTCAGTTGGGTGGCAAATTTGCCTTCCGGGTAGGTGGCCCCGGCCCTGTATTTGCCCACATTGGCCTGCACTTTCTGGGTATTGCTCATCATCTGGCGGGTGGCCCGCGCCAGATAGTCGGCCTCGCCGCCTCGGGGTGCGTCCAGCATGGCCCCGAACGCTCCCTCCAGTCCGGCGGGCAGCTTGACCTGAAAATTGTCTACGGCGTCAATGCTGGGCAGACTGAACTCGGCGGCGCGGAGGGCCTGCGGCGTGCTGCTGCCAATATTGCTGGCACAGAAGGGGTCGCCGATCTGTTCGGCAATGCGCCCGATCCAGCCATCCGAGTGCGCCTGCGTGGGGTCGGCGGTGTGCCAGATCGCCATACTGGCAAAGTGCGAGCGGTTGGGATTCGGGTAGCCGATGTTTTCCATCCAGGCCAGTTGGCCCGCGTCCCAGAGGCCCATCAGCGGTTTCAGGCTAGGGTGCATTCCGAGGTCGGGGCCGAGGGTCAGCACGTCTTTTTTGGGGATGGCGATAGTGGGCCGGGCCGCGTAGTACGCGCCGTTACTGTAGGGAATCAGGGTGTTCAGGCCGTCGTTGCCGCCCGTGAGCTGAATGACCACGAGGGTCTTCTGACCGGTGGCTTGCGTAGCCGCCCGCGCCAAGAAACCGGGCATGCCGCTGGTGGCGGCGACGGCAAGGGCCGAATATTTAAGAAAATCGCGGCGGTGTAGGGGCATGGGGGAAACCTCTGTGAGTGGAACTGAGATGGAAGGTAGCCCGGAGGGACGGAGGGGTTAGCTTTTAGGCAAGTTGAAATTCCGGGCTGATCAGCATCAAATAAGTGCGCTGTTTAGCGCTCAGGCCCTTCAAGGCCGCCGCTGTTGCTGCACGCTCTGTTCCAAGTAGGGCCAACGGTGTGGGCGGCATGTCCAGCTTGGGGGCGCTCCCGCCGAGGCTCAGGGCGGCGGCCAGTTGCATCCGCCCCAGCAGGGTGGTGTCGTTGATCCATTCGCGGCCCCCGTCCCAGCCCTTCACGGTGTCGGGTTGCAGCAGCAATTGGCCCATTCGTCCGGCGGTCTGAACCAGATTCAGCAGTTGCTTGGGTTCCATTTTCGGGCTCCCAAAGCTGCGGAGGGCAGCGGCGATGAACTCCACCGGGCTACGAATTAAGCTGGCGCGGCTGGCATAAAAAGCCTCGCTGGACAGCAGTTCTTCCAGCACGGCGCGGATGTTGCCGCCCGTGCGGGCAAAGGTTTCGGCGCTGCCTTGTACGGCAGCCTCTGCGGGTGCATCGGCGACAAAGGCGCGGTGCAGCTTGCGGGCCACAAAAAGGGCGGTGGCCGGATGCCCCGCCGCCAGCCCGATCACGTCTTCACCCGTCAGATTGCCCGTTTTGCCGAGGTACGTTTTGCGGCCCCCGTCGTGCTGCTTGGGGTTGAACACAAATTTGGGCGTTTCCAGATACTTCTGGTTGC from Deinococcus sp. QL22 encodes:
- a CDS encoding DUF1501 domain-containing protein, coding for MPLHRRDFLKYSALAVAATSGMPGFLARAATQATGQKTLVVIQLTGGNDGLNTLIPYSNGAYYAARPTIAIPKKDVLTLGPDLGMHPSLKPLMGLWDAGQLAWMENIGYPNPNRSHFASMAIWHTADPTQAHSDGWIGRIAEQIGDPFCASNIGSSTPQALRAAEFSLPSIDAVDNFQVKLPAGLEGAFGAMLDAPRGGEADYLARATRQMMSNTQKVQANVGKYRAGATYPEGKFATQLKDVARLIASGTGQRILYVSLGGFDTHAGQRGEQDELLATLAAGLAAFQTDLERQGVAERVVVMGFSEFGRRVAENDSAGTDHGQGSVMFALGKGVKGGIHGDSPDLEDLSLGDIKYKQDFRGVYAGALIKWLGLNARDILGGDFTGPQWLA
- a CDS encoding DUF1800 family protein; this encodes MTLAPYSRPLTAEDAAHLLRRTAFGATDAQIRALVGSDARTVARDLLSFDGAVAPGNPFDPMQAATPGAGLQLIRARWLFEMLYGPHPLRERLTLLWSNHFVVGTDKVKNVPALTEYLSLLRRHAATPSFSALALDIARTPAMLRYLDNDQNRNGKPNENFSREVLELFTTGIGSPTQPNYSEEDVREGARALSGWTFVGGRGNQKYLETPKFVFNPKQHDGGRKTYLGKTGNLTGEDVIGLAAGHPATALFVARKLHRAFVADAPAEAAVQGSAETFARTGGNIRAVLEELLSSEAFYASRASLIRSPVEFIAAALRSFGSPKMEPKQLLNLVQTAGRMGQLLLQPDTVKGWDGGREWINDTTLLGRMQLAAALSLGGSAPKLDMPPTPLALLGTERAATAAALKGLSAKQRTYLMLISPEFQLA